The following coding sequences lie in one Arachis ipaensis cultivar K30076 chromosome B03, Araip1.1, whole genome shotgun sequence genomic window:
- the LOC107629966 gene encoding uncharacterized protein LOC107629966, giving the protein MSSSLLRSSRAKLFSSFNSSLSRTFYPTASPPPQIGALPPLFHRTNSPSPANEKPSNGNLIGPSKPSARDFGNLYRVPAIGNRVNNLGNGSTKKVNLSDTIALARAGYGIGAVKGPMQLMTGREVADGRLVNHFRVKSTVASSNNETKAYGLRPLSPHLPVYEPQLSSTLSIFNRITGVILSAVILLFYMIYMKMGLISLTFGSFYDFLFYSSKLNLLVLEISGLALTYHTYMGIRHLLHRL; this is encoded by the exons ATGTCTTCTTCACTCCTCAGATCCAGCAGGGCCAAGCTCTTCTCTTCCTTCAACTCTTCTCTTTCTAGAACCTTCTATCCCACCGCCTCTCCTCCTCCTCAGATCGGAGCCCTCCCTCCACTCTTCCACCGCACCAACTCTCCCTCCCCCG CGAATGAAAAACCTTCCAACGGAAACTTGATTGGTCCCTCAAAACCCAGTGCTCGCGATTTCGGAAATCTTTATAGGGTTCCTGCTATCGGAAACCGAGTTAACAATCTTGGAAATGGTTCTACTAAGAAGGTCAATCTTTCG GACACCATTGCACTGGCTAGAGCTGGATATGGCATTGGTGCTGTCAAGGGTCCAATGCAATTGATGACC GGACGCGAAGTTGCAGATGGTCGATTGGTTAATCATTTCCGTGTTAAGAGTACTGTTGCAAGTTCCAACAATGAGACAAAGGCTTATGGTCTTCGACCGTTATCTCCTCATCTTCCTGTTTATGAACCACAGCTATCTTCCACACTTTCAATATTCAACAGAATCACTGGAGTCATCTTATCTGCTGTCATCTTGTTGTTTTACATGATATATATGAAAATGGGCTTGATCAGTCTCACCTTTGGTTCTTTCTATGATTTCCTGTTTTACTCATCAAAACTCAACCTGCTTGTTCTTGAGATTTCTGGCTTAGCCCTTACCTATCACACATATATGGGCATTCGTCATTTGCTCCACCGACTATGA
- the LOC107634280 gene encoding uncharacterized protein LOC107634280: MGNCLRTSNISAQVHDENNYEAAKVVVEHVKTPPSSSSSKLEEEKEAQPSMKVKKVRFETQDDIIDDNSRNGVVRIRVVMTQEELKKMLRNNNNNNNDQNNNTTLEELLSVVKLRGGRVFKVSDDDDDDDGDMNPWRPSLESIPEDIAT; encoded by the coding sequence ATGGGGaattgcttgagaacaagcaacatTTCAGCACAAGTTCATGATGAGAATAACTATGAAGCAGCCAAAGTAGTAGTTGAGCATGTAAAGACACCaccatcttcatcatcatcaaagttggaagaagaaaaagaagcacaaccAAGCATGAAGGTCAAGAAGGTAAGGTTCGAAACACaggatgatattattgatgataattctagAAATGGGGTTGTGAGGATTAGAGTTGTGATGACTCAAGAAGAGTTGAAGAAGATGTtgagaaacaacaacaacaacaacaatgatcaGAATAATAATACGACATTGGAAGAATTACTAAGTGTTGTGAAGTTGAGAGGAGGAAGAGTTTTTAAGgttagtgatgatgatgatgatgatgatggagacATGAATCCTTGGAGGCCATCTTTAGAAAGCATTCCAGAGGACATAGCTACTTAG